The Streptomyces sp. DG1A-41 genomic sequence GCGTGCGTGCCGGTGGGCCAGTGGCCGGTGTCGTACGTGCCCGTGCCGTGGCCGCTGCCCGGCATGTCGCCGAAGAGGGGGTCGGTGGCGAAGGTCGCGGTGGTGTGGCCGGTGGCGGCGAAACCGGTGCCGTCGGTACCGGTGGCGGCGTAGTCGCCGTACGTGGTGAAGTCGCCGTACTGGGCTTCCTGGGTGCCGTACGACGCGTAATGCGCCGAGTCGGCGTCGGAAGCCGGAGCCGGGGTCATGGTCCCCGACGGGTGACGGTCGTTCACCAACTTCTCTTTCGCCTCGACAACAGGGGCTGCCAGAGCAGTGCGGCGACTGTACCCGGCGGTACGCGGGCACGACAATCTTCGGCAGGTTTCGCGCGCGCAGGAAACGGGCATTCGGCCGTGTTTTGGCGGACTGCGGGCACGGGTTTGGCCCTGTGTTCGAAGTTTGTTCGAGGTTGATCGGTGCTTCGACGCTGTGTGCCTCCTGTATGACGAGTCTCAGGCCACCGTCAGACCGCCGGTCCGGCCGGCGGACGGTTCACCCGGGCGAGCGGTGTCGAGGACCTGCCGTATTCCGTTGGCGACGGCGGGGTGCACGGGCAGGGCGAGATGGCCGATACCGGTCACCCGCACGTTCTGAACCGTCAGATCGGGATGGTCGATGCAGGCCGTCTCCAGCGGGTCCATCACGTGGTCCAAGTCGCTCCAGAAGCTGACGAAGTGCGTACGGCAGCCCGGGGCCGGCCGAGTGAGCTCCTCGAGCACCGGTGAGCCGGGGCGCATCTGGCGCACGATGGGGTGCGCGTTGGCCAGGGGCACCACTCTGGTGCCCGAGTGCGGCGTGCCGAGTGTCACGAGGGTCCGCACGCGCGTGTCGCCGCCGAGCCGCTGCACGTAGTAACGCGCTATCAGGCCGCCGAGGCTGTGCCCGACGACGTCGACCTGCGGGGCGCCGGTGCGCTCGCAGATCTCCTCTATGTGCCGGCCGAGCAGTTCGGCTGCGGCGCGTATGTCGCAGGTCAGTGGCGAGTAGTTGAGGGACTCGATCTGCTGCCTGCCGTGCTGGGCGAGGCTGCGGCGCAGCAGGACGAAGACCGAGCGGTTGTCGATGAAGCCGTGGAGCAGGACGACCGGGGGCTTGGCCTCCGTGGGCAGTTGGGCGGCGCCGCCCGTGGTCAGTGCCGGGGTGGGGGCGCGTCGCTCCTGGGTGATGCCGGAGGGGTAGAGGAGGAGATGCCCGGCCAGGATCGCGATCTCCAGGGCCGTGGCCTTCAGGAGCGCCAGGGAGAGTCCCGCCAGCCGGCTCGGCAGCAGACGCTGGCAGAACGGAAGAAAGGGCAGAGCAGCCCTGGTGACCCTCATGGCCGACCTCCTGTCGGCAGACGGGAGGACAGCCGCCCCCCGTGTGCCCTCGTGGAAAGCCGCGGCGAAGACGGCCGATGACTGCGTGAGCGGCGTGAGCCGCGGGGACGGAGCGCGGCTTGTGGCGCGTGTGACGCCGGTGATGCGACGAGGTCCCCTGCCGGTGCGGCGACGAGGCTCCCCGTTGTTGCGCCGTGTCTGCCCTGCGTGCTGTGCGTGCCCTGCGTGTCCCGCGTGCCTTCGCCGAAGTGCCGTACCGCCGCTGTGCGTGGTGGGTGGGGCGGTGGTACGGCGACTTCGTCGCGGCTCCCCTTGCGCTTGTCCCATCGTGTGATTTCCCCCTCGGTCCGCACCGCGAAACTGCCGGTTGCGGGATCCTGGAGATAACGTTCGTTCACTTGCCCGGACGGTTCGGGGCGGGGTGTCCGTGCTGTACGGCGTGCGCGATGTGTGCGGTACTTGTCGGTACGGATGGATGTAGTCGCTTCATGGAGGCAGTGATGGGTGTGGCAGCCGGTCCGATCCGCGTGGTGGTGGCCAAGCCGGGGCTCGACGGCCACGATCGCGGGGCCAAGGTGATCGCGAGGGCCCTGCGCGACGCCGGTATGGAGGTCATCTACACCGGGCTCCACCAGACTCCCGAGCAGATCGTCGACACGGCGCTCCAGGAGGACGCCGACGCGATCGGGCTGTCCATCCTCTCCGGCGCGCACAACACGCTCTTCGCGGCGGTGATCGACCTGCTCAAGGAGCGGGACGCGGAGGACATCCTGGTCTTCGGCGGCGGAATCATCCCCGAGGCGGACATTCCCCTGCTGAAGGAGAAGGGGGTCGCGGAGATCTTCACGCCCGGCGCGACGACCGCGTCGATCGTGGACTGGGTCCGGGCCAACGTACGCCAGCCGGCCGGGGCCTAGGCCTCCGGCGGTGGCGCCGGGGTTCGTGCCGGTGGCCCGGGGCGGCGTCGGCGGGTGGTTGCGGCCTGCCTGGGCCGGCGCCGGTGGGCGGCAACCGGGCGCCGTGACGCGGGCCGGGGTCAGGGAGTGGTCAGCTCCTCGGCCATCGCCGCGCGCAGGCGCAACGTCGTGACCAGGCGCTGGAAGGCCTCCGCCCAGTAGCCGCCGGCGCCGGGAGAGGCGTTCTCCGGCTCGTCCGGTACGGCCAGCAGGGCGTCGAGGCGACCGGCCTCGGACGGGTCGAGGCAGCGCTCGGCCAGGCCCATGACTCCGCTGAAACTCCATGGATAACTCCCCGCGTCCCGCGCGATGTTGAGCGCGTCCACCACCGCCCGGCCGAGCGGCGGCGCCCACGGCACCGCGCACACCCCGAGCAGCTGAAACGCTTCGGACAGGCCGTGCGTCGTGATGAAGCCGGCCACCCACTCGGCCCGCTCGGCGGCGTCCAGCGTGCCGAGCAGCTTGGCGCGTTCGGCCAGGGACACCGCGCCCGGGCCGCCCGCCTCCGGTGCCGAGGGCTCCCCGAGCAGCGCCCGCGACCACTCGGTGTCCCGCTGGCGCACCGCGGCGCGGCACCACGCCGCGTGCAGTTCGCCTCGCCAGTCGTCCGCGACCGGCAGGGCCACGATCTCCCGGGGCGTCCGCCCGCCCAGCCGTCGCGACCAGGTCCCGAGCGGAGCCGCCTCCACCAACTGGCCGAACCACCACGACCGTTCACCCCGTCCGGCGGGCGCCTTCGCCACGACGCCGTCGCGCTCCATGCCCGGATCGCACTCGTGCGGCGCTTCGACGGCGATGGTCGGCGTGGCCACCGTGACTCCAGCGGCCGTCGAAGCCCCCGGGTCTGTGGCCCGGGTGGCCTGGGTGTGGTCGAGGGCCACGCACGCCTCCGCCCTGACCGCCATTCGCGCGGCGAGCGCCGAACCGGGCAGCGCCGACAGCAGTTCCGCCGCCGTCGCCCGGACGTT encodes the following:
- a CDS encoding alpha/beta fold hydrolase, with the translated sequence MRVTRAALPFLPFCQRLLPSRLAGLSLALLKATALEIAILAGHLLLYPSGITQERRAPTPALTTGGAAQLPTEAKPPVVLLHGFIDNRSVFVLLRRSLAQHGRQQIESLNYSPLTCDIRAAAELLGRHIEEICERTGAPQVDVVGHSLGGLIARYYVQRLGGDTRVRTLVTLGTPHSGTRVVPLANAHPIVRQMRPGSPVLEELTRPAPGCRTHFVSFWSDLDHVMDPLETACIDHPDLTVQNVRVTGIGHLALPVHPAVANGIRQVLDTARPGEPSAGRTGGLTVA
- a CDS encoding cobalamin B12-binding domain-containing protein translates to MGVAAGPIRVVVAKPGLDGHDRGAKVIARALRDAGMEVIYTGLHQTPEQIVDTALQEDADAIGLSILSGAHNTLFAAVIDLLKERDAEDILVFGGGIIPEADIPLLKEKGVAEIFTPGATTASIVDWVRANVRQPAGA
- a CDS encoding DUF5691 domain-containing protein, producing MNRTSAPVDAPATGAWEGLVTTALLGTDRRTPPGTGPGADAPVALLDAAAVETVRRRAGLRPARAAERPQPAPEDPRPPLPQAAARRLALLLADRPGASGGGRRGTAPDLTELLPQWLAAANTRGFAPAPQLLPALLDAARGRTDLRPAALEFAGPRALWLARLNPDWRFALRSTPGGGAALPHLEDDDSVRQLWQEGLFAERVALLSALRSRRSAAARELLATTWAMERAEDRLMFLDSLRTGLVPDDEPFLEQALADRSRNVRATAAELLSALPGSALAARMAVRAEACVALDHTQATRATDPGASTAAGVTVATPTIAVEAPHECDPGMERDGVVAKAPAGRGERSWWFGQLVEAAPLGTWSRRLGGRTPREIVALPVADDWRGELHAAWCRAAVRQRDTEWSRALLGEPSAPEAGGPGAVSLAERAKLLGTLDAAERAEWVAGFITTHGLSEAFQLLGVCAVPWAPPLGRAVVDALNIARDAGSYPWSFSGVMGLAERCLDPSEAGRLDALLAVPDEPENASPGAGGYWAEAFQRLVTTLRLRAAMAEELTTP